A single region of the Nocardioides aurantiacus genome encodes:
- a CDS encoding NAD-dependent succinate-semialdehyde dehydrogenase yields the protein MSAYTSTNPATGETLQEFPELDAAGVEDALARSHAAYSSWRTTSAAERAEVLNAVAAAYDEREQELAELIALEMGKPVRQAVGEVKLSAAIYRWYAEHGPALLEDQVLDAADAPGAESSVVRTLPIGPLLGIMPWNFPYYQVARFAAPNLMLGNTIVLKHAPSCPQSALVMEEIFAGSGLVRDAYVNVFATNDQIAEMIADPRIQAVSLTGSERAGAAVAEIAGRNLKKVVLELGGSDAFIVLDSEDLDATVKSATRGRMNNTGQACNAAKRFVVAEGLYDEFTEKLTASFASMSHGDPLDPKTAIGPLSSQQAADTLASQVDKAVEQGATVLTGGKKVDGAGAFFEPTLLAGVTPEMDAYREELFGPVGVVYKVGSVDEAVELTNSSSFGLSGSVWSSDTELAQQTADRLEVGMAFVNEHGTTMPGLPFGGVKRSGFGRELGAWGMEEFANKKLVRVSSAT from the coding sequence ATGTCTGCCTACACGAGCACCAACCCCGCCACCGGCGAGACCCTCCAGGAGTTCCCCGAGCTCGACGCGGCCGGCGTCGAGGACGCCCTCGCCCGCAGCCACGCGGCGTACTCCAGCTGGCGCACCACCTCGGCCGCCGAGCGCGCCGAGGTCCTCAACGCCGTCGCCGCGGCGTACGACGAGCGCGAGCAGGAGCTCGCCGAGCTGATCGCCCTCGAGATGGGCAAGCCCGTCCGCCAGGCCGTCGGCGAGGTCAAGCTGTCCGCCGCGATCTACCGCTGGTACGCCGAGCACGGCCCCGCGCTGCTCGAGGACCAGGTCCTCGACGCTGCCGACGCCCCCGGCGCCGAGAGCTCGGTCGTCCGCACGCTGCCGATCGGGCCGCTGCTGGGGATCATGCCGTGGAACTTCCCCTACTACCAGGTGGCCCGCTTCGCCGCCCCCAACCTGATGCTCGGCAACACCATCGTGCTCAAGCACGCCCCCAGCTGCCCCCAGTCGGCGCTGGTGATGGAGGAGATCTTCGCCGGGTCCGGGCTGGTGCGCGACGCCTACGTCAACGTCTTCGCCACCAACGACCAGATCGCCGAGATGATCGCCGACCCGCGCATCCAGGCCGTGTCGCTGACCGGCAGCGAGCGCGCCGGCGCGGCCGTCGCCGAGATCGCCGGACGCAACCTGAAGAAGGTCGTGCTCGAGCTCGGCGGGTCCGACGCCTTCATCGTCCTCGACTCCGAGGACCTCGACGCGACCGTGAAGTCCGCCACCCGCGGCCGGATGAACAACACCGGCCAGGCCTGCAACGCCGCCAAGCGGTTCGTCGTCGCCGAGGGCCTCTACGACGAGTTCACCGAGAAGCTCACCGCCTCCTTCGCCTCGATGAGCCACGGCGACCCGCTGGACCCGAAGACCGCCATCGGCCCGCTGTCCTCGCAGCAGGCGGCCGACACCCTCGCCTCGCAGGTCGACAAGGCCGTCGAGCAGGGCGCGACGGTGCTCACCGGCGGCAAGAAGGTCGACGGCGCCGGCGCGTTCTTCGAGCCCACGCTGCTGGCCGGCGTCACGCCGGAGATGGACGCCTACCGCGAGGAGCTGTTCGGCCCCGTCGGCGTCGTCTACAAGGTCGGCTCGGTCGACGAGGCCGTGGAGCTCACCAACTCCTCGTCGTTCGGCCTCAGCGGCTCGGTCTGGAGCAGCGACACCGAGCTCGCCCAGCAGACCGCCGACCGCCTCGAGGTCGGCATGGCCTTCGTCAACGAGCACGGCACGACCATGCCCGGCCTGCCCTTCGGTGGCGTCAAGCGCTCCGGCTTCGGCCGCGAGCTCGGCGCCTGGGGCATGGAGGAGTTCGCCAACAAGAAGCTCGTCCGGGTGTCGTCGGCGACGTAG
- a CDS encoding DEAD/DEAH box helicase family protein — protein MLPPVPSYDGLSSPVPLRPHQHEALEAVRRASEAGSRRWWVTMPPGAGKTLVGTEVARLLGLRTLVLSPNTAITAQWAHTWESYDGPPAGNRRDLRSSFTSLTYQSLAVFDDDDREAAETGDVEEPSPSHLDRLHPHGRDLVETMREAGPLLVVLDECHHLLEVWGELLREVLDQLPEAVVLGLTATPPGAMTRAQVDLTAELFGPVLYEATIPALVAAGTLAPYAELAWLVEPTPEEAAWLAEQSTRFAELTSDLFAPGFGSTPFPTWLQHRFPGDSEAGADGPATTWAEQSTREPELADAVLRLAHAELLALPPGAVLLERHREDPGADDWRVLVDDWLRGCIQPRAEVEGADGAGDRDVLETVRRTLPAIGYTWTRRGVRTGRGTVDRVTARSRAKEAAVAGIAAAEARNLGDRTRVLVLCDHERATATTRRRLSDGPTDEGTATPEPAGSALGVLASLLRHRDAAALRPVLVTGRTVAASHSTLAALVDWLRRTHPMLAGGLRIEDADGVAVLTGRWTSGAWVGHLTRWFAEGGTQCLIGTRSLLGEGWDAPCVTSLVDLTTATTPTAVVQTRGRALRTDPDHPDKVALVWTVVCTYDGHVAGAGDWDRFSRKHRGYFTVDEQGEVVDGVAGVDSAFSEFHPPPADAHDAIDARMLVRAEDRDAIRSQWRSCGEVADAVGHVVRVRRTGTGAAPADEPRTGTTGLTSWTEQSSRRPGARLAAVPPVVAVVLVATLALLGLPLAAVVVLGVLLLGAAAVAAVALLGRATLQGASQHRVGLGHAAAAVADGLHRAGLSPVGSDALRVQVAADGTTSYGLADVDEDVSARFATAFEEVVSPMASPRYVVPRRVTSAPAGLDGLKRGLRSRGRHQPDGEVWHTVPSALAGQRTAADAFAGAWHHWASGDGTTVKAVYAQSPDGAGVLATHRGEDPFAVTCVVRRVWS, from the coding sequence CTGCTACCCCCCGTCCCGTCGTACGACGGACTCAGCTCGCCCGTCCCGCTCCGCCCGCACCAGCACGAGGCCCTCGAGGCCGTGCGCCGCGCCTCCGAGGCCGGCAGCCGTCGCTGGTGGGTCACCATGCCCCCGGGCGCCGGCAAGACGCTGGTCGGCACCGAGGTCGCCCGGCTGCTGGGCCTGCGCACCCTGGTCCTCTCGCCCAACACCGCGATCACGGCGCAGTGGGCCCACACCTGGGAGTCCTACGACGGGCCGCCCGCCGGCAACCGGCGCGACCTGCGCAGCAGCTTCACCTCGCTGACCTACCAGTCGCTGGCCGTCTTCGACGACGACGACCGCGAGGCGGCTGAGACCGGCGACGTGGAGGAGCCTTCCCCGAGCCACCTCGACCGGCTGCACCCCCACGGCCGCGACCTGGTCGAGACGATGCGTGAGGCCGGTCCGCTGCTCGTCGTGCTCGACGAGTGCCACCACCTGCTCGAGGTCTGGGGCGAGCTGCTGCGCGAGGTGCTCGACCAGCTCCCCGAGGCCGTCGTGCTCGGCCTCACCGCCACACCCCCCGGCGCCATGACCCGCGCCCAGGTCGACCTGACGGCTGAGCTGTTCGGGCCGGTGCTCTACGAGGCGACGATCCCGGCGCTCGTCGCGGCCGGCACCCTCGCGCCGTACGCCGAGCTGGCCTGGCTGGTCGAGCCGACGCCCGAGGAGGCCGCCTGGCTGGCCGAGCAGTCCACGCGCTTCGCGGAGCTGACCAGCGACCTGTTCGCGCCGGGCTTCGGCTCGACGCCGTTCCCGACCTGGCTGCAGCACCGGTTCCCCGGTGACTCCGAGGCCGGGGCCGACGGACCCGCCACCACCTGGGCCGAGCAGTCCACGCGGGAGCCGGAGCTCGCCGACGCGGTGCTGCGGCTCGCCCACGCCGAGCTGCTGGCGCTGCCGCCGGGCGCGGTCCTGCTCGAGCGGCACCGCGAGGACCCCGGCGCCGATGACTGGCGGGTGCTGGTCGACGACTGGCTGCGCGGCTGCATCCAGCCGCGCGCCGAGGTCGAGGGGGCCGACGGGGCAGGTGACCGCGACGTCCTCGAGACCGTGCGCCGCACCCTGCCGGCCATCGGCTACACCTGGACCCGCCGCGGCGTACGCACCGGACGCGGGACCGTCGACCGGGTCACCGCCCGCTCGCGCGCCAAGGAGGCGGCGGTGGCCGGCATCGCCGCCGCCGAGGCGCGCAACCTCGGCGACCGCACCCGCGTGCTGGTGCTCTGCGACCACGAGCGCGCCACGGCGACCACCCGTCGACGGCTCTCCGACGGCCCCACCGACGAGGGCACGGCGACCCCCGAACCCGCCGGCTCGGCGCTGGGCGTGCTGGCCTCGTTGCTGCGCCACCGCGACGCCGCGGCGCTGCGGCCCGTGCTGGTGACCGGCCGCACGGTCGCCGCGTCGCACAGCACCCTGGCCGCGCTGGTGGACTGGCTCCGGCGTACCCACCCGATGCTGGCCGGCGGATTGCGCATCGAGGACGCGGACGGCGTCGCGGTGCTCACCGGTCGCTGGACGAGCGGCGCCTGGGTGGGGCACCTCACCCGCTGGTTCGCCGAGGGCGGCACGCAGTGCCTGATCGGCACCCGCAGCCTGCTCGGCGAGGGCTGGGACGCGCCGTGCGTCACCTCCCTCGTCGACCTGACCACCGCGACCACCCCGACCGCCGTGGTGCAGACGCGGGGCCGCGCGCTGCGCACCGACCCCGACCACCCCGACAAGGTCGCGCTCGTGTGGACCGTGGTGTGCACCTACGACGGCCACGTCGCGGGCGCCGGCGACTGGGACCGGTTCTCGCGCAAGCACCGCGGCTACTTCACCGTCGACGAGCAGGGCGAGGTCGTCGACGGCGTCGCCGGCGTCGACTCGGCCTTCAGCGAGTTCCACCCGCCGCCGGCCGACGCGCACGACGCCATCGACGCGCGGATGCTGGTGCGCGCCGAGGACCGCGACGCGATCCGCTCGCAGTGGCGCTCGTGCGGCGAGGTCGCCGACGCCGTGGGCCACGTCGTGCGCGTGCGCCGCACCGGCACCGGCGCCGCCCCCGCCGACGAGCCCCGCACCGGTACCACCGGCCTCACCTCCTGGACCGAGCAGTCCTCACGACGTCCCGGCGCTCGGCTCGCCGCCGTGCCCCCGGTCGTCGCCGTCGTGCTCGTCGCGACGCTGGCGCTGCTCGGCCTGCCGCTCGCGGCGGTCGTCGTGCTCGGGGTGCTGCTGCTGGGGGCCGCGGCCGTGGCGGCCGTCGCGCTGCTCGGCCGGGCCACGCTGCAGGGCGCCTCGCAGCACCGTGTCGGCCTCGGCCACGCGGCCGCGGCCGTCGCCGACGGCCTGCACCGCGCGGGCCTGTCCCCGGTCGGCTCGGACGCGCTGCGGGTGCAGGTCGCTGCCGACGGCACCACGTCCTACGGCCTCGCGGACGTCGACGAGGACGTCTCGGCCCGCTTCGCCACGGCGTTCGAGGAGGTCGTCTCCCCGATGGCCTCGCCGCGCTACGTCGTCCCCCGCCGCGTCACCTCGGCCCCCGCCGGCCTGGACGGCCTCAAGCGCGGGCTGCGCTCCCGCGGCCGCCATCAGCCCGACGGCGAGGTCTGGCACACCGTGCCCTCGGCCCTGGCCGGCCAGCGCACCGCCGCCGACGCCTTCGCGGGCGCCTGGCACCACTGGGCCAGCGGTGACGGCACGACCGTGAAGGCGGTCTACGCCCAGTCCCCCGACGGCGCCGGCGTGCTGGCCACCCACCGCGGCGAGGACCCCTTCGCCGTCACCTGCGTCGTGCGGCGGGTGTGGAGCTGA
- a CDS encoding YajQ family cyclic di-GMP-binding protein produces the protein MADSSFDIVSKLDQQEIDNAINQAEREISQRFDFKGTGATIKRAGDNGVEISANADDRASAVLDVFRDKLVKRQQSLKILDAEEPRQSGRESKISVALKEGITSEDAKKVGKLIRDEGPKGVKVQVQGDELRVSSKKRDDLQAVQQLVKSQDYDFPVQFTNYR, from the coding sequence ATGGCCGACTCGTCGTTCGACATCGTCAGCAAGCTCGACCAGCAGGAGATCGACAACGCGATCAACCAGGCCGAGCGCGAGATCTCGCAACGCTTCGACTTCAAGGGCACCGGCGCCACGATCAAGCGCGCCGGGGACAACGGGGTCGAGATCTCCGCCAACGCCGACGACCGCGCGTCCGCCGTCCTCGACGTGTTCCGCGACAAGCTGGTCAAGCGTCAGCAGTCGCTGAAGATCCTCGACGCCGAGGAGCCCCGCCAGTCCGGTCGCGAGTCCAAGATCTCGGTGGCCCTCAAGGAGGGCATCACCTCCGAGGACGCCAAGAAGGTCGGCAAGCTGATCCGCGACGAGGGCCCCAAGGGCGTCAAGGTGCAGGTGCAGGGCGACGAGCTGCGCGTCAGCAGCAAGAAGCGCGACGACCTCCAGGCGGTCCAGCAGCTCGTGAAGTCGCAGGACTACGACTTCCCGGTGCAGTTCACCAACTACCGCTAG
- a CDS encoding sulfite oxidase has protein sequence MGRHGKRADMIVHQEQPFNAESDLAALAEPLTPTDAFYVRGHGEVPDLDPGTWRLRVHGAAERELGLSLATLREAFQEREVTATLQCAGNRRAGLIGIRDIPGEAPWGPGATGTATWTGVALADVLALAGPRPEAEHVGFVGADVAPEARPAQRFGGSIPLAKASRPEVLLAWEMNGEPLRPVHGAPVRVVVPGYIGARSVKWLEEIEIRPTPWPGYFQDVVYRLLPEDGVPGAGLGMPLGLVALNSDVVTPRNGDTVPAGSLCVRGHAFAGGERHVTRVDVSLDGASWSTAELLDDQGPWAWRQWRIVLDLAPGEHDIVVRAWDSSAATQPESEAALWNPKGYVNNARPHLRVHAV, from the coding sequence AGCGACCTGGCTGCCCTGGCCGAGCCGCTGACCCCGACCGACGCCTTCTACGTGCGGGGGCACGGCGAGGTGCCGGACCTCGATCCCGGGACGTGGCGGCTGAGGGTGCACGGTGCCGCCGAGCGTGAGCTGGGTCTCTCCCTCGCGACCCTGCGTGAGGCGTTCCAGGAGCGTGAGGTCACGGCGACGCTGCAGTGCGCGGGCAACCGGCGCGCAGGTCTGATCGGCATCCGCGACATCCCGGGAGAGGCGCCGTGGGGTCCGGGTGCCACCGGGACCGCGACGTGGACCGGGGTCGCGCTCGCCGACGTGCTCGCGCTCGCCGGCCCGCGGCCCGAGGCCGAGCACGTCGGCTTCGTGGGCGCCGACGTCGCACCGGAGGCGAGACCCGCCCAGCGCTTCGGTGGCTCGATCCCGCTCGCGAAGGCGTCACGTCCCGAGGTCCTGCTCGCCTGGGAGATGAACGGCGAACCCCTGCGACCCGTCCACGGCGCGCCGGTGCGCGTCGTCGTGCCCGGCTACATCGGGGCTCGCAGCGTCAAGTGGCTCGAGGAGATCGAGATCCGCCCGACCCCGTGGCCGGGCTACTTCCAGGACGTCGTCTACCGGCTGCTGCCGGAGGACGGAGTGCCGGGCGCCGGCCTCGGCATGCCTCTCGGGCTCGTGGCGCTGAACTCCGACGTGGTGACGCCGAGGAACGGCGACACGGTTCCCGCGGGATCGCTCTGCGTGCGCGGTCACGCGTTCGCCGGCGGCGAGAGGCACGTCACCCGCGTCGACGTCTCGCTCGACGGCGCGAGCTGGTCGACGGCAGAGCTCCTCGACGACCAGGGGCCGTGGGCCTGGCGGCAGTGGCGGATCGTGCTCGACCTCGCACCCGGAGAGCACGACATCGTCGTGCGCGCCTGGGACTCCTCGGCAGCCACCCAGCCCGAGAGCGAAGCAGCACTGTGGAACCCCAAGGGCTACGTCAACAACGCTCGCCCACACCTCCGCGTCCACGCGGTCTGA